From Neorickettsia helminthoeca str. Oregon, one genomic window encodes:
- the petA gene encoding ubiquinol-cytochrome c reductase iron-sulfur subunit, with amino-acid sequence MIDKKKRDFIITTTIAFGTGGAVVATWPLLKSFGPAADVLAAATKEVNIGSIASGQSTKVMWQGKPVYIRNRTQQEIETAKKSDISSLRDPQLDSVRVQHGKENWLVVVGVCTHLGCVPISNPDGTFFCPCHGSYYDTSGRVVAGPAPANLVVPDYYFVNDTTVILGAKQKNA; translated from the coding sequence ATGATAGATAAGAAAAAAAGAGATTTCATTATTACTACTACGATTGCATTTGGTACTGGTGGAGCAGTCGTCGCCACTTGGCCTCTCTTAAAATCATTTGGTCCGGCAGCAGATGTCCTTGCAGCAGCGACTAAGGAGGTAAATATAGGAAGTATAGCTTCGGGGCAGAGCACGAAGGTCATGTGGCAAGGCAAGCCGGTTTATATAAGAAATAGAACCCAACAGGAGATAGAAACAGCAAAGAAATCAGATATAAGCTCTCTTAGGGATCCACAGCTTGATTCTGTACGCGTCCAGCATGGAAAAGAAAATTGGCTTGTGGTTGTAGGTGTATGTACGCATCTTGGATGCGTCCCTATAAGCAATCCCGATGGGACTTTTTTCTGCCCATGTCATGGTTCATACTATGACACTTCAGGTAGGGTCGTCGCTGGTCCGGCTCCGGCTAATCTTGTAGTGCCAGACTATTATTTTGTAAACGATACAACAGTGATATTAGGAGCAAAACAGAAAAATGCGTAA
- a CDS encoding cytochrome b — translation MRKIDGNPVRRSGIIDWIEYRLPIFSFLREFIVDYRVPININPLWNFGVLAGLSLVIQILTGIFLAMHYDPNAANAFTSVEHITRDVSFGWLIRYSHQVGASMFFVVVYVHIFRGLYYGSYKEPRELLWILGVAIFLVMMATAFLGYVLPWGQMSFWAATVITNFFSAIPLFGESITQWIWGGFAVGSPTLNKFFALHYLFPFIIVAIVILHLAALHRFGSNNPSGIEVKSDSETVPFHPYHTAKDFVTVVLFFIVFSGFLFFAPDYLGHPDNFIEADPLVTPQHIVPEWYFLPFYAILRAIPSKLGGVVALFSAVLILVLVPWLDTSKVKSGRYRPIFKKFFLAFLCNFVFLVWLGGREAIEPYITMSRLATLYYFGYFMIVLPVLGKFEKTLPLPKSIQDSLKSDS, via the coding sequence ATGCGTAAAATTGATGGTAATCCAGTTAGGAGATCAGGTATTATCGACTGGATAGAATATCGACTTCCGATTTTCTCGTTTCTTAGGGAGTTTATTGTCGATTACCGTGTTCCGATAAACATCAACCCTCTCTGGAATTTTGGTGTACTAGCTGGCTTGTCGCTGGTGATACAGATCTTGACAGGAATATTCCTGGCAATGCACTATGACCCAAATGCAGCTAATGCGTTCACCAGCGTCGAGCACATCACAAGGGATGTCAGTTTCGGCTGGTTGATTCGATACTCACACCAGGTTGGAGCGTCGATGTTCTTTGTGGTGGTGTACGTACATATTTTCAGGGGATTATACTATGGATCGTATAAGGAGCCACGTGAACTTCTCTGGATACTAGGTGTCGCAATATTTCTCGTTATGATGGCGACAGCTTTCTTGGGATACGTTCTCCCATGGGGTCAGATGAGCTTTTGGGCTGCAACTGTGATCACGAATTTCTTTTCTGCTATACCGTTGTTCGGCGAATCCATTACGCAGTGGATCTGGGGTGGTTTTGCAGTCGGCAGTCCAACGCTGAATAAATTCTTTGCTCTACACTATCTGTTTCCGTTCATAATAGTCGCCATAGTTATCCTACATCTAGCGGCTCTCCATCGATTCGGCTCCAATAATCCGTCCGGGATAGAGGTGAAATCGGACAGCGAAACTGTACCATTTCATCCTTACCACACTGCAAAGGATTTTGTGACTGTCGTGCTTTTCTTTATTGTCTTTTCCGGGTTTTTATTCTTTGCACCCGATTATTTGGGTCACCCCGATAATTTCATCGAAGCAGATCCTTTAGTGACACCACAACACATAGTTCCAGAGTGGTATTTCTTGCCGTTCTACGCGATCCTCCGCGCTATTCCTAGTAAGCTAGGTGGAGTTGTTGCACTGTTCTCGGCAGTTTTGATATTGGTCCTTGTACCATGGTTGGACACATCCAAGGTAAAAAGTGGTAGATATCGCCCAATTTTCAAGAAATTCTTCCTTGCTTTTCTTTGTAACTTTGTGTTTCTGGTATGGTTGGGCGGTAGAGAAGCTATTGAACCTTATATCACTATGAGTAGATTGGCTACTTTG